From a region of the Parus major isolate Abel chromosome 25LG1, Parus_major1.1, whole genome shotgun sequence genome:
- the DCST2 gene encoding DC-STAMP domain-containing protein 2, producing the protein MRLVSRLGRALRAWRGRCKKRALSPRTKRRPEDPNKAQEFARSLGGLTLGLALASIYGALVLLVQGHNVWYCLSITITLGAGLGLGMAFSTKTRRIVLLALPHFFTKEGKMMIMMLVLCLTMQGPGTNLLHNISQVAKALSCGAELAQNQTAERLQRAKEPLLNVQKKIKELGQNAKVVGDRVRKFVRSIIDSTRHVARALRNVWLWLARAGNICNRELGSPQSSCFRYMDKAKDRCERALPFFFHICYVVHSFKVLCHCTAPLVTSAALTDALNRVRAEFEFNISVVHHFSVNLNASKSLGEVSADMMEAVQQHMEPYYHVLELFSYISILAILYLCYQAMRYQRRYLRDDTFDNVYITRRFVELDLRCAEEGRPTVLPLSARERGRYIPPGALWLSKRERRQYGLQLFGFLRHVLLGFSIILADYSIFWLLDLFRHQLSAEIIARAPSTMNISVNGTGYTSEIFQDLVSAFNTLQEGKVSVLSQVCLIEPVEPEHSTYITIGILYGVWLFICIFGSYMARLRRAVCAAYFPSREQERVAFLHNIIRARREWLIFARSQVGTQNLADTGKSRFFLILISRFPLLVRLARCLGIQHKHCLVCGTAEQPGLSACITPGCKGLYCSECYRALNNTCSVCMAPLSYPDSGDEELDSSDEETPELWLGAVWVLRGQERGRQLLQRIKDMIKGQRLPSRTATLLQDQLEEEENEGMLSR; encoded by the exons ATGAGGCTGGTCTCGCGGCTGGGCAGAGCCCTGAGAGCCTGGAGGGGCCGGTGCAAGAAGCGAGCTCTGTCACCGAGGACCAAGCGCCGGCCAGAGGATCCGAACAAGGCCCAGGAGTTCGCCCGCAGCCTCGGTGGCCTCACCCTGGGCCTGGCTCTGGCCAGCATTTATGgggctctggtgctgctggtaCAGGGCCACAATGTCTGGTACTGCCTGAGCATTACCATCACcctgggagcggggctggggctgggcatgGCCTTCTCCACCAAGACACGGAGGattgtgctgctggcactgccacactTCTTCACCA aggaagggaagatgATGATCATGatgctggtgctgtgcctgaCCATGCAAGGCCCTGGCACCAATCTCCTGCACAACATCTCCCAGGTCGCCAAGGCGCTGTCATGTGGGGCTGAACTGGCCCAAAACCAGACGGCCGAGCGGCTGCAACGCGCCAAGGAGCCGCTGCTGA ACGTGCAGAAGAAGATCAAGGAGCTTGGCCAGAACGCCAAGGTGGTGGGTGACCGAGTCCGTAAGTTTGTCCGCTCCATCATAGACTCCACCAGACACGTTG cccgAGCCCTGCGCAATGTCTGGCTGTGGCTGGCGAGGGCTGGTAACATCTGTAACCGCGAGCTGGGgtcaccccagagcagctgctttcgCTACATGGACAAAGCCAAGGACAGATGTGAGCGTGCCCTCCCCTTCTTCTTCCACATCTGCTATGTTGTCCACAGCTTCAAGGTCCTCTGCCAC TGCACGGCACCTCTTGTCACCTCTGCAGCCCTCACGGATGCCCTGAACCGTGTCCGTGCTGAGTTTGAGTTCAACATCTCAGTCGTGCACCACTTCAGCGTCAACCTCAACGCCAGCAAGAGCCTGGGGGAGGTGTCTGCTGACATGAtggaggctgtgcagcagcacatggagcCCTACTACCACGTCCTGGAGCTATTCTCCTACATCTCCATCTTGGCCATCCTCTACTTGTGCTACCA AGCGATGCGGTACCAGCGCCGCTACCTGCGAGACGACACCTTTGACAACGTTTACATCACGCGGCGCTTCGTGGAGCTGGACCTGCGGTGCGCAGAGGAGGGCAGACCCACCGTGCTGCCCCTGTCGGCGCGGGAGAGGGGCCGCTACATCCCCCCAG GTGCGCTGTGGTTGTCAAAGAGGGAGCGCCGCCAGTACGGGCTGCAGCTGTTCGGGTTCCTGCGGCACGTGCTGCTGGGGTTCAGCATCATCCTGGCCGACTACAGCATCTTCTGGCTGCTTGACCTGTTCCGGCACCAGCTGAGCGCGGAGATCATCGCCAGGG CACCATCGACAATGAACATCAGTGTCAACGGGACGGGCTACACCAGTGAGATCTTCCAGGATCTGGTGTCTGCCTTCAACACGCTGCAGGAGGGCAAGGTCTCGGTGCTGTCCCAGGTCTGCCTCATCGAGCCCGTGGAGCCCGAGCACAGCACCTACATCACCATAG GAATCCTGTACGGTGTCTGGCTCTTCATCTGCATCTTCGGTTCCTACATGGCGCGCCTGCGCCGGGCAGTGTGTGCCGCCTACTTCCCATCCCGTGAGCAG GAGCGCGTGGCCTTCCTCCACAATATCATCCGGGCACGGCGGGAATGGCTGATATTTGCCCGGAGCCAAGTTGGCACCCAGAACTTGGCTgacactgggaaaagcaggttcttcctcatcctcatctccaG GTTCCCTCTCCTTGTCCGCCTCGCTCGTTGCTTGGGCATCCAGCACAAACACTGCCTGGTCTGTGGGACTGCAGAGCAGCCGGGTCTCAGCGCCTGCATCACGCCTGGCTGCAAAG GGTTGTATTGCAGCGAGTGCTACAGAGCCCTGAACAACACCTGCTCTGTCTGCATGGCCCCCCTGAGCTACCCGGACTCTGGGGATGAGGAGTT ggactcCAGTGATGAGGAGAcaccagagctgtggctgggtGCTGTGTGGGTGCTGCGGGGCCAGGAGCGAGGGCGGCAGCTGCTGCAGCGCATCAAGGACATGATAAAGGGCCAGAGACTCCCCTCCAGAACGGCCACCCTGCTGCAGGaccagctggaggaggaggagaacgAGGGGATGCTCTCCAGGTGA
- the DCST1 gene encoding E3 ubiquitin-protein ligase DCST1, whose amino-acid sequence MLVPNTCLPTARHSSDHKEQAERRDRELQEVVVLQTPSHVPSSLEHPTGISSGVESRRPEKPPNTILKRVVVSVLPGPCSRFLWSRPDEYRGRKALLGAGFGMLLGLGLCHLLIMPLDLPETQRVKLTWGLTVVTALGWATSPQFRCANMLMVPKFLGKEGRLYVVSFVFAAIYNGPGANLWYNLMETKRSMDCVVELQVNHTQHLWQASTTPLRQVMEELVRSAETLNTEMQNISRAFVELNEQVASEEGYDLRQRPDTGTQPAPSTQELYETKTKLRCEAVIERGLQRCTGHFQNMYKKCKEKVTVPLISHLICLPMQFGFLCHSVKLMSHWCENRIPVDGNFGKMYDQVNSSVNSLRQEFSASISYQEEHHKMLVGTEIAEQLRQEVTSQLQREGARLGLAVSFFRLLLSFTFLFVFFSAFLYTHQYLHNLGFDNCYITTYFRQIDARRREQNKQTLLPLLREEISSFIFPCKPALQRPELQHMVLELLRYIPLLLFLLFVCGLDHFIFSILSIIQHHSFIEYSYQTSHHLSVNVMGTSLMAELLRGTIGALNASFDTEVETSNLACLPQPTGMTRQQYLNTCLPLGALALLCLAQVYPFRLRRAIAAFYFPKREKARVLFLYNRLLRQRQNFLLLQRGRIARQPPTLVSGDTDTGCRVGVPTAPGPHSPSGRAPQRPVLASGDVAVVSPALALPAPLPAPELHLVRDPRDPPAPALPQSRLRRLVLRVVLEAGGAHLPRLQPCGPRPRPGEQRG is encoded by the exons atgctggTCCCCAACACTTGTCTCCCCACTGCCAGACACAGCTCTGACCACAAGGAGCAAGCTGAGAGAAGggacagagagctgcaggaggtggtGGTCCTGCAGACACCCAGCCATGTTCCCTCTTCACTGGAGCATCCCACCGGCATCAGTTCTGGGGTAGAATCGCGCCGTCCTGAGAAACCCCCCAACACAA tCCTGAAGCGAGTGGTGGTCTCGGTCCTGCCCGGCCCGTGCAGCCGGTTCCTCTGGAGCCGGCCGGACGAGTATCGCGGCAGAAAGGCGCTGCTGGGTGCTGGCTTCGGGATGCTCCTTGGCCTCG ggctctgccacctcCTCATCATGCCTCTGGACCTGCCAGAGACACAGAGGGTGAAGCTTACCTGGGGGCTGACAG TGGTCACTGCCTTGGGCTGGGCCACATCCCCCCAGTTCCGCTGTGCCAACATGCTCATGGTCCCCAAGTTCCTGGGAAAGGAGGGTCGGCTCTACGTTGTCTCCTTCGTCTTTGCTGCCATCTACAACG ggCCTGGGGCCAACCTCTGGTACAACCTGATGGAGACAAAGCGCTCGATGGACTGCGTGGTGGAGCTACAGGTCAACCACACACAACACCTCTGGCAGGCATCGACAACCCCCCTGCGCCAAGTCATGGAAGAGCTGGTG aggagcGCAGAGACCCTCAACACTGAGATGCAGAACATCTCGCGCGCCTTCGTGGAGCTGAACGAGCAGGTGGCCAGCGAGGAGGGCTACGACCTGCGGCAGCGCCCAGACACGGGCACACAGCCGGCCCCCAGCACCCAGGAGCTCTATGAAACAAAGACCAAACTTCGCTGTGAAG CTGTGATCGAGAGGGGCCTGCAGCGCTGCACAGGCCATTTCCAGAACATGTacaagaaatgcaaagaaaaagtGACCGTGCCCCTCATCAGCCACCTCATCTGCCTGCCCATGCAGTTTGGGTTCCTCTGCCACTCGGTCAAAC TCATGAGCCACTGGTGTGAGAACAGGATCCCTGTGGATGGGAACTTTGGGAAGATGTATGACCAGGTGAACAGCTCTGTCAACAGCCTCAGACAGGAGTTCAGTGCCAGCATTTCCTACCAG GAGGAGCACCATAAGATGCTGGTGGGCACAGAGATAGCAGAGCAGCTGCGGCAGGAGGTGACCTcgcagctgcagagggaaggcGCCCGCCTGGGCCTGGCTGTCTCCTTCTTCCGCCTGCTGCTGTCCTTCACCTTCCTCTTCGTCTTCTTCTC GGCTTTCCTCTACACCCATCAATACCTTCACAACCTTGGCTTCGACAACTGCTACATCACCACCTATTTCCGCCAAATCGATGCCCGGCGTAGGGAGCAG AACAAGCAGAcgctgctgcccctgctccgGGAAGAGATCTCGTCTTTCATTTTCCCGTGCAAACCGGCCCTGCAGCggcctgagctgcagcacatg gtgctggagctgctcaggtaCATCCcactcctgctcttcctcctctttgtcTGTGGCCTGGACCACTTCATCTTCAGCATTCTCAGCATCATCCAGCATCATTCCTTTATCGAGTATTCCTACCAAA ccagCCACCACCTGTCCGTGAACGTGATGGGCACATCCctgatggcagagctgctgcgCGGCACCATCGGGGCCCTCAACGCCTCCTTCGACACCGAAGTGGAGACCTCGAATCTCG CCTGCCTGCCGCAGCCCACCGGGATGACGAGGCAGCAGTAcctgaacacctgcctgcccctggGCGCgctggccctgctctgcctggcccAGGTCTACCCGTTCCGCCTGCGCCGCGCCATCGCCGCCTTCTACTTCCCCAAG AGGGAGAAGGCTCGGGTGCTGTTCCTGTACAACAGGCTGCTGCGGCAGAGACAGAATTTCTTGCTCCTGCAGCGCGGGCGCATAGCCCGGCAGCCACCCACGCTGGTGAGTGGGGACACGGACACGGGGTGCCGGGTGGGGGTACCCACCGCCCCTGGACCCCACAGCCCTTCTGGCCGAGCCCCACAGCGGCCCGTGCTCGCCTCAGGGGACGTGGCTGTGGTGTCGCCGGCGCTGGCCCTGCCTGCGCCGCTGCCTGCGCCAGAGCTGCACCTTGTGCGGGACCCCCGAGAccccccagcaccagccctgccccaaTCCCGACTGCGGCGCCTTGTACTGCGCGTCGTGCTGGAAGCTGGAGGGGCGCACCTGCCTCGCCTGCAGCCCTGCGGACCCCGACCTCGTCCAGGAGAGCAGCgaggatga
- the PEAR1 gene encoding platelet endothelial aggregation receptor 1 — protein sequence MLLRAAVLAVHAGLLAALRPGDPNVCSYWESFTAPVKESYTKAHVVSSSEPCPGGLGLPLPCPQQRVVYRTEYRQTIRTDYRRRYQCCQGYYESRDSCVPHCSQECVHGRCVAPELCQCEPGWRGPSCSSECDEQSWGPDCAQRCPCHHGAPCDPLTGVCSCPPGFIDPLCRQPCPPGTYGQDCHLSCPCHQQAPCNASTGACLCPPGLSGPLCKVPCPEGMSCTTPCPCQNGGICHPSSTSTCVCPHGWMGEICSVPCPPGRFGPGCQGECRCHNGGHCDPQGGQCQCAPGFTGEQCQERCPVGRYGQDCQESCDCANGGQCFHVDGGCLCEAGFQGSRCEERHCLPGLYGLHCESRCLCHPQHSQSCHPMLGECVCLPGWAGLYCNESCSPGYFGPGCLQSCLCLHGGVCDGTTGHCHCPPGYTDEHCSSLCPSNTFGMNCSGLCSCQHALACSPLDGSCFCKEGWHGPDCSMPCPAGTWGLSCNRSCDCAHGASCDPQSGTCRCPPGWQGPRCLQPCPNGTFGAGCGERCACAHADGCDPVTGECHCLPGWTGPQCKQGCPHGSWGRGCHKSCSCRNGGSCSPQDGSCTCAPGYRGPTCQRTCPAGRYGKRCSLSCSCANGSSCHPTNGSCLCAPGWRGPRCSQPCTPGTFGLQCDQLCRCPRNATCDPTNGTCPCAPGTTGPHCEAGNPDLPYTIEPAPPAAYSPLGMVLSLVALVLLLVVVVVTTLCYHRWQKGKERRHLAVAYRAGQTDTSDYMVPDVPPSHHAHYYSNPSYHTLSQCPLPSRGPQDRASSLKMSGTQLFPSMERPYSPEGNATLPPDWKHLGASALGPRGRQLDRSYTYSHGLRKCDSKEHPWEGLGASTSSLASENPYATIKELPPATTKAHEGSYMEMKSPVQREMSYAEIGLLEEPQEEGCPEGPEGPPSRDPPSHYDSPKNSHIPSHYDVPPARHYPPSPPLRRKDLR from the exons ATGCTGCTGCGGGCCGCGGTTCTGGCGGTGCACGCCGGGCTCCTGGCTGCCCTCCGGCCCGGAGACCCCAATGTCTGCAGCTACTGGGAGAG CTTCACGGCGCCGGTGAAGGAGTCGTACACCAAAGCTCACGTCGTGTCCTCCAGCGAGCCCTGTCCCGGGGGGCTGgggctccccctgccctgcccgcaGCAGAG GGTCGTGTACCGCACCGAGTACCGCCAGACCATCCGCACCGACTACCGGCGGCGCTACCAGTGCTGCCAGGGCTACTACGAGAGCCGGGACTCCTGTGTCC CTCACTGCAGCCAGGAGTGTGTCCACGGCCGCTGCGTCGCTCCCGAGCTGTGCCAGTGCGAGCCGGGCTGGCGCggccccagctgctccagcg AGTGTGATGAGCAGTCATGGGGGCCTGACTGTGCACAGCGCTGCCCCTGCCACCATGGGGCCCCTTGTGACCCCCTGACCGGGGTCTGCTCCTGTCCCCCCGGCTTCATCGACCCCCTGTGCCGCCAGCCGTGTCCACCTGGCACCTACGGGCAGGACTGTcacctgtcctgtccctgccaccAGCAGGCCCCCTGCAACGCCTCCACTGGCGCCTGCCTCTGCCCACCGGGGCTGAGCGGCCCCCT CTGCAAGGTGCCGTGCCCTGAGGGGATGTCCTGTACcaccccctgtccctgccagaaTGGGGGCATCTGCCAcccctccagcaccagcacctgcGTCTGCCCCCACGGCTGGATG GGGGAGATCTGCTCTGTGCCGTGCCCCCCTGGGCGCTTTggccctggctgccagggcgAGTGTCGCTGCCACAACGGGGGCCACTGTGACCCCCAAGGGGGACAGTGCCAGTGTGCCCCTGGCTTCACTGGAGAGCA GTGTCAGGAGAGGTGCCCAGTGGGGCGCTATGGGCAGGActgccaggagagctgtgaCTGTGCCAACGGGGGCCAGTGCTTCCATGTGGATGGGGGCTGCCTGTGCGAGGCCGGCTTCCAGGGCAGCCGCTGTGAGGAGCGGCACTGCCTGCCCGGCCTCTACGGCCTCCACTGTGAGAGCCGCTGCCTCTgccacccccagcacagccagag CTGCCACCCGATGCTCGGGGAGTGTGTTTGcctccctggctgggctgggctctaCTGCAATGAGAGCTGCTCCCCTGGCTACTTTGGGCCCgggtgcctgcagagctgcctgtgcctccACGGGGGGGTTTGTGATGGGACCACCGGCCACTGCCACTGCCCCCCTGGCTACACG GATGAGCACTGCtcctccctgtgtccctccaACACCTTTGGCATGAACTGCTcggggctctgctcctgccagcacgCCCTCGCCTGCTCCCCACTCGACGGCTCCTGCTTCTGCAAGGAAG GCTGGCACGGACCTGACTGCTCCATGCCGTGTCCTGCTGGTACTTGGGGTCTCAGCTGCAACCGGAGCTGTGACTGCGCCCATGGGGCGTCCTGCGACCCCCAGAGCGGGACCTGCCGCTGTCCCCCGGGCTGGCAGGGCCCTcgctgcctgcagccctgcccg AACGGGACATTTGGGGCAGGCTGCGGGGAGCGCTGCGCCTGTGCCCACGCTGACGGCTGTGACCCAGTGACAGGAGAGTGCCACTGCCTGCCCGGCTGGACAG GGCCGCAGTGCaagcagggctgtccccacggctcctggggcaggggatgCCACAAGTCCTGCTCCTGCCGCAACGGCGGCTCCTGCTCCCCCCAGGACGGATCCTGCACCTGCGCCCCGGGGTACCGCGGCCCCACCTGCCAGCGCA cctgtcccGCCGGCCGCTACGGCAAGCgctgctccctgagctgctcctgcgCCAATGgctcctcctgccaccccaCCAATGGCTCCTGCCTCTGCGCCCCGGGCTGGCGCGGCCCCCGCTGCTCCCAGC cctgcaCCCCCGGCACCTTTGGGCTCCAGTGTGACCAGCTCTGCCGCTGTCCCCGCAATGCCACCTGTGACCCCACCAATGGCACGTGTCCCTGCGCCCCAGGCACGACTGGGCCCCACTGCGAGGCTG GGAATCCTGACCTGCCCTACACCATCGAGCCAGCCCCCCCTGCAGCCTACAGCCCCCTGGGCATGGTGCTGAGCCTGGTGGCCCTGGTGCTATTGCTGGTGGTCGTGGTGGTCACAACCCTGTGCTACCATCGCTGGCAGAAGGGGAAGGAGCGGCGGCACCTGGCCGTGGCCTACAGAGCAGGACAGACGGACACCTCTGACTACATGGTGCCAG ATGTACCCCCAAGCCACCACGCACACTACTACTCCAACCCCAGCTACCACACGCTGTCCCAGTGCCCGCTGCCCTCCCGCGGCCCCCAGGACAGAGCCAGCTCCCTCAAG ATGTCTGGCACCCAGCTCTTCCCTAGCATGGAGAGACCCTACAGCCCTGAAGGCAATGCCACGCTGCCTCCTGACTGGAAACACCTCGGGGCATCGGCCCTGGGCCCCAGGG GCAGGCAGCTGGACCGGAGCTACACCTACAGCCACGGCCTGAGGAAGTGTGACAGCAAAG AGCACccctgggaggggctgggggccaGCACCAGCTCCCTGGCCAGCGAGAACCCCTACGCCACCATCAAGGAGCTGCCCCCTGCCACCACCAAGGCCCACGAGGGCAGCTACATGGAGATGAAATCCCCTGTCCAGCGGGAGATGTCCTACGCTGAGATCGGGCTCCTCGAGGAGCCACAGGAGG AGGGTTGTCCTGAAGGGCCCGAAGGTCCCCCCAGCAGAGACCCCCCCAGCCACTATGACTCCCCCAAGAACAGCCACATCCCCAGTCACTACGATGTGCCACCTGCCCGCCACTACCCCCCGTCCCCGCCGCTGCGCAGGAAGGACCTGCGCTGA